The Flavivirga eckloniae genomic interval ATGCTAAAAATGCTGTAGTAGAGCTACGTGCAGGAACTGGTGGTGATGAGGCGAGTATTTTTGCAGGAGATTTATTTAGAATGTACACGAAGTACTGCGAAAGCAGAGGTTGGCGTGTAGATACCGTAGATTTTAGTGAAGGAACCAATGGCGGTTTTAAAGAAATTCAGTTTGAAGTTAGCGGTGAAGATGTTTATGGCACCTTAAAATTTGAAGCAGGTGTACACCGTGTACAGCGTGTGCCACAAACCGAAACTCAAGGACGTGTACATACCAGTGCAGCTACCGTTATGGTATTTCCAGAAGCAGAAGAGTTTGATGTAGAGATAGACCCAAAAGATGTAAGAATAGATTTTTTCTGTTCGTCAGGACCAGGAGGGCAATCTGTAAATACCACTTATTCGGCAGTGCGTTTAACACACATTCCAACCGGCTTGGTGGCACAATGTCAAGACCAGAAATCGCAGCATAAAAATAAAGAGAAAGCCTTTAAGGTATTACGTTCCCGTTTATACGATCTAGAACTAGCAAAAAAGCAGGAAGAAGATGCTGCAAAACGTGGTAGTATGGTATCGTCGGGAGATAGAAGTGCAAAAATTAGGACCTATAACTATCCACAAGGGCGTGTAACCGATCATAGAATAGGCTTAACACTTTACGATTTAAGTAATATTGTAAATGGGGATATTCAAAAGATAATAGACGAATTAATGTTAGCCGAAAATACCGAGAAGTTAAAGGCTAGTGATGATGTGATATAAAGCCCTTTCTGACTCTTTCCCAAAGGGAAAGACACTCTGCTGAAAGCAAGAGTTTTACATTAGAACAATAAAGATATAACAGTAATACACAACAGTTTCCTCCTTTGGAGGATTAAGGAGGCATGACTACAAACCAACTCGTTCAGCAAATCAAAAAAAAGAAATCCTTTTTATGCATAGGATTAGATGTTGATTTAAATAAAATACCGCAACATCTTTTAGAAGAAGAAGACCCGATTTTTGCTTTCAATAAAGCAATTATAGATGCTACACATCATTTATGTGTGGCTTATAAACCAAATACAGCATTTTATGAAGCCTATGGTTTAAAAGGTTGGAAAGCTCTGGAGAAAACCATCAATTATTTAAATGAAAACCATCCGGATATTTTCACTATTGCTGATGCAAAACGAGGTGATATCGGTAATACAAGTACGATGTATGCCAAAGCCTTTTTTGAAGATTTAGCTTTCGATTCTGTTACCGTAGCGCCTTACATGGGTAAGGATTCCGTAGAACCTTTTTTAGCGTTCAAAAATAAACATACTATACTCTTGGCATTAACCTCCAATAAGGGGGCGTTTGATTTTCAAACAAAAACAGTTGATGGTAAAGAAGTGTACAAACAAGTTTTGGAAACTTCTAAAACCTGGGAGCATTCAGAGAACTTAATGTATGTTGTTGGTGCTACCAAAGCTGAATTTTTAGCAGACATTAGACAAATTATTCCTGACAGCTTTTTATTAGTTCCAGGTGTTGGCGCACAAGGAGGCAATTTACAAGATGTTTGTAAATATGGTATGAACAACCAAGTAGGTTTACTTATTAACTCTTCCCGTGGTATTATTTACGCATCAAAAGAAGATGACTTTGCTCAAGCAGCCGCTGCGAAAGCAAAAGAGCTTCAACAGGAAATGGAAGTAGAGTTGCATAGTCTATTGGTTTAGTTTTCTTTTTTCTATGCATGTTTTAGTATTGCTTAAAAAAAGAAACATGTAGTAAAAATGTCTTTATAATATGCATATAATTTATTGGATTTCAACCGTATTAATTTCTTGCTTTTTAGCACTAAGTTCGTACACATACTTTTTTAGTAAAAGTACTATCGAAGGAGTTCGGGCATTAGGATTTCCCGATTTTTTCAGAATCGAACTTGCTGTTTTAAAGTTGGTGGCAATTTTTGTTATACTGGTACCTTCTGTTCCTAATAATGTAAAAGAATGGGGCTATGCCGGTATCGGTTTATTTTTAATTACCGCATTAATTGCTCATATAGCACATAAAGACAGTATTTTTATTTCACTTCTTTTAGTTGTATTAATGGCTTTGTTAATAATTTCGAGATATACCATGTTTGCGGTTCGCTAAACTATTTCGAATAACTGAGCTCATTACCATAGTTTAAACCTCTTTAAATCTTCGTTGTAACAGGGTGATTTCTAAATTTCAAATTTGCACATAAATAGTAGCTTTTTTGTGATTTAATTACCAGTTTGCATACACAACTAATTGTGCCAGAAATACGCCGTATTACTTTACTTGTCTTCTTTTAGGAAACCCTTGGGTACAAACACGTGGTTGTGTATCAATAAATATCATAAATGACTCAAAATCGCAATACTTCAATAAACAATTTTCACTGAAAATGGGGTATTGTAGTTAATGCTTTAGGCCTATTTTTGACTTTAATTTTATGAAAACAATATGGACAAGTTTATAAAGAGATTAATAAAAAGGGAAGAAGGCATTAGAGATTGGTTAAAGGAAAAAAAGATTGATTCATTATTAAAAAAAGTAGATCAAATACTTGATGATTTACCAAGAAAAGATATTAAAAAAGAATATCAAGATGCAATTAAAAAAGCATTGGAGTATTGTGTGGAAAACGAAGAAATAAAGGCTCTCGATTTTCAATGGTATTACGGAGGTAGTGAAATTGGAGGTGCCCTGGCTTATGGGTTAGATGGTTGTAAAACTAAAGGAAAGTTATCCAAAACCGATCTTGGTCCAAAAGAGTTGCCAGGCATTGAGTTAGATCTAGAACATGGAGATTTAATCGATGAGTATTTTGCAGAAATACCTGTTAATTATGCTATTAATGCCATGGTTGAAAAGATTAGCCCTGTTTTTGAACAAGAAGAATGGTTTGGAGACTTGCTAGGAGATGTCGAAAGCGTTATAACCGATTATTTTCAAATTTGGAACTATAAAGTTGGTTACGAAGCTTGCGAACAGTTAAGAGAAAGTAGTGTCGTAGTAAAATTAAAAAGTAGAGGACCGTTTTGGGTTACTATGACTAGACATGAAAGATGGTCTGTCGCTATTATGTTGATAAACTAGTATAGATTCTTTTAAAAACCTATCTAAAAAAGAAGAAGTAGAATTGATGCAGTCGGAACACGATGGAGGTGATGAGTTTGATGTCACTTTTAGTCAATAAAATCTGTTTTAAAGAAGTTTGCGTATATGAATTAACATATGTTAATTATGTGGGGATAATTGACTTGCTAACTTAAAAAGACAATTAACTAAAAGCGTTTAAACATTAACATCATGAGACATTTTATTATTTTATTACTAGCTTTATCTTCATTATCATTTGTAACCACAAAAAGTGAAGCACCCTTTATAGGAACATGGAAAGGAGAAGACAGGGGGGAAGTAGCATACATCACTTTTGACCATGAAGGTTACGCCATATTAAGAATAGGAGGAGAAGTTCTTGGAGGAAAAGATTTTGTTTATAAAGAGAAAAAAGCTGAATTAAAATACAAAGTCATCCCAAACACAAAACCAATTCAACTAGACTTAATTATCTCTACAAATGAGCCTGTTAAGGAAAATAAAATGCTTTGCATTGCAGAATTTATGTCTGACGATACCATGAAATTTGCATCTAATTTTGGTTTAAATTCCAGACCCACCGAATTCAATATCAAGAATTCAATAGTTTTACTTCGAGAGAAATAATCACTTGTCGTAATGCATAAAATCAGGGCAATTCAATAACTTCTCGAAAGTTGTTCTCCGTTTTGAAAAGGCGTTGAATTTTTATAAGTTTAAAATATAAGAATGACACAGGATATAATAGGCATTTTTGCACTATATTACTTTGAATGTCCTGACCTAATAGTAGGTCTGTAAACGATAATTTATTTGAAAAACAAAAGCATACTTATATTAGGTGCCCGAGCTCCAATGACCCTTGTACTTGCCCGAAGTTTCAAAAAACATGGTATTCGGGTAATTTTAGCAGATTCTTTGGTTTTGCCCATAGGACGATGGACAAATGCGATAGCAAAATATAAACGATTGCCTTCAGCTCGATTTAACACACAAGCGTATATTGATGCTATTGCTCGATTAATTTCAGAACATAACATTACCGATCTTATTCCTTGTTGTGAAGAAGCTTTTTATATAGCTAAATACAAACATAAACTAGCT includes:
- the prfA gene encoding peptide chain release factor 1 encodes the protein MLEKLQIVKQRFDEVSDLIIQPDIISDQKRYVELNREYKDLRILMDKRDSYIELTDNLKEAESIIADGSDAEMVEMAKMQYEESKEGIPKLEEEIRVLLIPKDPEDAKNAVVELRAGTGGDEASIFAGDLFRMYTKYCESRGWRVDTVDFSEGTNGGFKEIQFEVSGEDVYGTLKFEAGVHRVQRVPQTETQGRVHTSAATVMVFPEAEEFDVEIDPKDVRIDFFCSSGPGGQSVNTTYSAVRLTHIPTGLVAQCQDQKSQHKNKEKAFKVLRSRLYDLELAKKQEEDAAKRGSMVSSGDRSAKIRTYNYPQGRVTDHRIGLTLYDLSNIVNGDIQKIIDELMLAENTEKLKASDDVI
- the pyrF gene encoding orotidine-5'-phosphate decarboxylase, whose protein sequence is MTTNQLVQQIKKKKSFLCIGLDVDLNKIPQHLLEEEDPIFAFNKAIIDATHHLCVAYKPNTAFYEAYGLKGWKALEKTINYLNENHPDIFTIADAKRGDIGNTSTMYAKAFFEDLAFDSVTVAPYMGKDSVEPFLAFKNKHTILLALTSNKGAFDFQTKTVDGKEVYKQVLETSKTWEHSENLMYVVGATKAEFLADIRQIIPDSFLLVPGVGAQGGNLQDVCKYGMNNQVGLLINSSRGIIYASKEDDFAQAAAAKAKELQQEMEVELHSLLV
- a CDS encoding LIC13197/LIC10919/LIC10469 family protein, with product MDKFIKRLIKREEGIRDWLKEKKIDSLLKKVDQILDDLPRKDIKKEYQDAIKKALEYCVENEEIKALDFQWYYGGSEIGGALAYGLDGCKTKGKLSKTDLGPKELPGIELDLEHGDLIDEYFAEIPVNYAINAMVEKISPVFEQEEWFGDLLGDVESVITDYFQIWNYKVGYEACEQLRESSVVVKLKSRGPFWVTMTRHERWSVAIMLIN
- a CDS encoding DoxX family protein, whose product is MHIIYWISTVLISCFLALSSYTYFFSKSTIEGVRALGFPDFFRIELAVLKLVAIFVILVPSVPNNVKEWGYAGIGLFLITALIAHIAHKDSIFISLLLVVLMALLIISRYTMFAVR